Part of the Phragmites australis chromosome 23, lpPhrAust1.1, whole genome shotgun sequence genome is shown below.
tttttcatacgagctctgTTTTAGGTGATTGTTGCGCTCACACGATCGTAGCAATGAGTACTTTCTGTTAGTATGCTTTTTATAGCACTTTGCTACTATTTGGTGTATTGTTTTtagttatttatgttttttcttttgtcaATTAGTCTTGTGAGTAGACGATTACGTTTAGAAGCAGTACAAAAATCTCTAGGAGTAGGAGTTCGACATAACCGAGTAGCATccaggtaagtgtccttgatcccattgtaggaaagtgtgtcttttaTTTCTACTGCATTCTTGTCAATATAAATCTCATATTTAGGGTTATGGGTAAGCTTGGTCAATTAAATAGATGTCCTTCTTATTCTGTACGCATCAGTTGACTATTGAGTAGCATAAGAGGGGGCCTCGCAGGACCAACCGAtaaaagaaaacataaataaCTAAGTTTGCCGAGTTACTGTCTAAATTTGCCAAGTTACTGTAGCAACCacacactgtagcagtactgctCACAGAGCTGACAGTGGGTccagagggaggagaagagtggTAAAAGGTAggaatagggtagctgttgaaaataaaaaaaataagggatgctgtaatagtgttaggggatgctgtaatagtattataagagatgaatttttagagtatctgctaGAGATGACCTTAGAGAAGCTTCATAGTCTTCCATACGCATTAACAAGGGTGGATTCAACTGAGGGGTTGAGCCTCCTATCTCTCGGAAATACTTAAGAGCCTCTCTACAATTTTTAGGtataaaagaggaagaaaaagagaaaaagaggagatggaggaaggagaggagaaaaaagaggagaggaaggaggaagaactCCTAAAATTTGACTATGGATCCGTTAATGTGCATAAACCCAATTTAAAAGGAGTGTATAGTGTGACATGATCTTCATTCGCTTTGTAAAAAATTAGCAGAGCGAAAAGAACTTTTGGCGGAATATGTAGCACATTTCTAAAACAACGTGACCACTCGCTCAAACTGAACCCAACATGACTCTGTGGATACGGAGTTTGAAACGCAAACTTTCAACTATAAGCGGAACTGTATACTAATACGAAAACTCACCTTTAATtcttacaatattttttttaaggaaaaaaattctTAGGTTGGACGCCCAACATCTCTAATTATCGCAATAAACTACCATACTAGAACTTGTGTTCGAACTGATTGGACGGATGTCCATAAGCTGAATGATATAGGTTTTATTCGATTTTACAGCTCAATATACTACTGCAGTGAAACACCGCCACTGGTGATGGAAATTTCGTAGGTACTGTATCAATATAGGAGCAACATTTTAtgaaaatctagagaaaatgCAACCAACAACCGCATGGATATAGCAGGCGAGCTGTCGAGGCAACAGAatacgatttttttttataaaaaaggtAGAGAGTGGATTTTTCAAAACTTCAAAAATATCGTGGTATTTAGCATACTACGGTTTCTAAAACTATGAGATTTGTTGTATCCAAACAACACCTCCAAGTTTTTAATATCTAGGTATCTTTTAGAACCATGGTTTCTCCTATCAAccctaaaaataatttttatccaaacaTGCCTTTGAGTTTTTATGAAAATCTAGAGGAAATGCAATAAAAACTTCTCACCATTTCAGTGGAAGCAATCAAAACAACTCGAGGAAACGAGCCAAGGGCTACTGGGCTGGGCTCAAAGTGTGCAACCTACTCGGCCCAACTACTAGCCCACTTTCGGGAGCCAATGAGAAAGCGACGCGGAGGCCGAACCCAACGAACGCGCCTAGCCTGACCTGACGTGACCCTGCATAGCTAGCAGGCCAGGCCAGCACTCCACTCTTGTCATTCTCTCTCCTCGTCGTCTTCCTGTGCTCCCCCTGTGCGCTCCCAAGCACAGGTGATCCCGCGCGCCTTCCCTCCTCAACTTTAcccttcttcctcccctctcccgtTCCGCGCCCAGATCCCGAGGCCCCGCGCCCCTCCCCCCAgtcgccgcagccgccgccgccgcggattCGCGGCCCCCTGTCAGGTAACCCCTGCACCGCCGGATCTGGCCGCCGTTGGCTTCCTTTTTTTCGGTGTCTCCGGAGATCTCGCGGGGGTTGAGCCTATGTCTTCGGTTGGATCGAGGATGACGCGTGCTAGGGTTTAGGTGCGATTCGTGGCGAGGGAACTGAGCGGCATAGTGCAGGGCTTGGTGCGTCTTTGCTACGCTAGGGTTCGGGTTTCGTTGGGCTTGGCACGGGGGTGATCCTTGTTATTTATCTTGGAGTGTGAAGTTCTGAGGTTTTAAGTTCATGGTTCGAATTGGAATGAAGGGGATGGGGTTTGCTAGGTGTAATTCTCAGCGAAGAACTGGTCAAATTAGTACGGAAGGGTTCTGTTAGGTAATTGTGCCCTCTTGACGCTGGAGGGACTTTCCGCGGTCGAATGGAAATGATATGGCATTTACTGCGGTTCCTATCGATGGCAAGTATTGATGTTGCGAGTTCATTCATATGTAGTTTGGGTCAAGGTTGTCGTTCCCGTACGTGTTTCTTGTCTCTATGCTAGGCTTCGCTCGTTAGGAAGCTAGTGTTTCCACGACACAATCTCATATTTGCTAGTCTAGGGTTTCGTGCAACTCTGATCCATCATTTAGTTAGTTTCCATATAGGATATGTGGAATTAGCTGAAGACCAGTCACcaagttagggtttagggttgggTAATGATGTACTGTAGCAAATAGCAATATTGATGGAAGTGAGCAATAGAGAAGTCCTCTGTTTCTGACACAGAAATTGATCAATGAGTTTACCAGTGATTTAGTGTTTGATGGCTTGTAGAGCTGTGAGTGATAGTAACCATTGATGTCACGCGGTTTGAAGCTGATTTGAGCGACACTTGTGATAAGAGTCTAGTTTAAGTTCCATATCATGAAATGATTGTCTGGTTACTGCTAGGATTAATTGTATTTGCTCTTTATTGGTCTACTTGATGAAGATTTTAAGATAATGTTTATTAAACTAAATGTTAATTTGTTTCAAGATGTTAAATTGACCTTCATATATTTGTATTAGTTTACATGAGTTAATTTAAGCTATTGGGAACTACTGTTATCTCAGAGAAGGTATTTTGTTCCTTCTCAGGTGTGTGAAGCATCGGGGTCCTGGGATAGATGTGTCATTGGGAGGGTGCTCCTAGCAATAAATTTCCTGTTATATTTTAACTTACCGTTGCTCTTTGTTTTGCCAATTCAGGTTTTGCTTTATGCCAGTTCATGTGTCCGTGGATAATGGACTAATCACTGCCCTGTTTCTGTGAGTCACCATGGGAAGCAGTGGAGCTGATACACCAGCTAAGACAAGCAAGGCATCTGCAGCTCAGGTTTTCAATGCTGGCTGTGTGACATTATCTCTTTTAACAAAAGCTAATGCCTACTTTTGCTAAAAGTTTGCCCTTTTCTACAATAGGAGCAACAGACACCTGCCACTTCAGGCACTGCAACACCGGCTGTTTACCCAGACTGGTCCAGCTTTCAGGTGAGCAATCTCCCCACCCCTCCTGCATTTAGGAGGCACATTTATCCCACTCAGGTAGGAGGTTGAGGAAAGAGGGAAATAAACATGTAGCTATCAAGTAGCAACCTTCCGTTTACATAATTAGTAAAAGATAATAGTTCCTACCCCCAAGGGATAAAGATAATACAATGTAAGACAGTTGAAAGCAATGCAATACTGATTTTGGATTGCAATATTGTGTGAGAGAGAATTAAAATGGGCATATATACTTTCCTGCCCTTTCATTATGAGttcaaaaaatggaaaaaaatgttTGTCTTGCGTCATATTTGTTTTCTTGCTGCATGTGGTCATCTTCTTTATCCATCTATATCATCAATAGAGAGATCGTGCCAGCTATGGGGTTTttgttagtaattatgtttGATATTCGTTTTTGCAGGGGTATCCTGCTATCCCGCCACATGGGTTCTTCCCCTCACCGGTGGCATCAAGTCCACAGGGCCATCCTTATATGTGGGGAGCTCAGGTAAGCATTTGACCCTTTTATAAATATGTAATGGTGGTTGACtactttcaattttttttttgctttcctTGTTTTATATGTTAGAATGTTATCTAAGTTTAGGTAAAACTTGTAGTTACTGGCTATGTGCTTTAAATGGTGAACCCTAGCTGTCTGATAGAAATATTCCTTACACTGTGAAACTACTCcttagcctaccccaacttgcttgggactaacggcttttttgttgttgttgttgttgtactgTGAAACCACTCCTTATTTCCTCATGGTGACATTTCACTATTTGAAAAATGTATGTGAACCGAAAATACTGCTGATATCAGGCCATATATGCGATATTTTGTGAGGTGAATTGGTTCAAACAAATTGTTGTTTTGCTAGAAGGAGTAGTTGATGTAATAACAAATGAATGTTTCTGGTTAATGCTTATTCTCATTACTTTCTTTCAGCCTATGATACCACCATATGGGACCCCACCGCCGCCATATGTCATGTACCCTCCTGGAGTATATGCTCACCCATCTATGCCCCCGGTATGCTTCAACACATTGCTGTAGTTTTCTGTATATGCTTGCCCAAATGGCAATGCTGACATTGATTTTGTCATTGCACTATTTTGTAGGGTATGCATCCATTTACTCCTTATGCTATGACTTCTCCAAATGGAAATGCTGATGCTACTGTAAGACATGGCAATCTTATCTTCATCTTTCTTGCGCTTATCATGGATTCTAATGTATCTAGGTTTTCTAGggaactgctgctgctggtgaaACAGATGGCAAGCCCTCTGAAGGCAAAGATAAAAGTCCCACAAAAAGATCCAAAGGAAGTTTAGGTAGCTTGAACATGCTTACTGGAAAGAATCCCACTGAACATGGTAAGACCTCAGGAGCATCAGCTAATGGAGCAGTGTCTCAAAGGTTAGTTTGTGGTCAACTTAAACTTCATTTATTCTTCGGAACAACCTTGCATTTGCGTTAGTAAAAGAAGTGCTCCTGCTTTTGCAGCGGTGAAAGTGGGAGTGAAAGTTCAAGCGAAGGAAGTGAAGCAAATTCTCAGAATGTAAGCTTTGTTCCTTCAGTTTTGTTGAGTATGCATTATGTACACAAGAATAGTTGCAAAAATTTGTCCTGTGTATTTGGACCAGGGGATATCGACCTCCTGGTGTTGTCCTTTTGAACATATTTTTGCATGATGACCAAATATCTGTGACTGCACTACCATActtgctttttctttttgagtatTTGTACACACTTTTTATAGTTGAGTTTAAAACTTAAACACATGTGGTATACAATTTTTGACATACAACTTAATGTAGTGGCTATTAGCTTGGTAGAATTCGTAATATCTTTGCATCATTGAGTAATCTTTGCAGGATTCACATCACAAGGAAAGTGGACACGAACAAGATGGAGGTATGTCTGCGAACATATCTGCGGCTGCCATTCCTTTTGCATTTTCTGAAGCTTCTTAATTCTGCTATGCGATGTCCATGCTATCAGATATTCAAAGTTCCCAGAATGGTGTATCACGCTCGCCATCTGAGGGAAAGTTGAACCAAACTATGGCAATCATGCCAATGCCATCTAGTGGCCCAGTACCTGGTCCAACTACAAACTTGAATATAGGGATGGACTATTGGGCTAACATGGCAAGCTCCACTCCAATTCATGGTAAAGCGACCCCAACAGTTCCAGGCACTGTAGTTCCAGGAGAGCAGTGGATACAGGTTTGTTCTTTTGTCTAACCTTAAAACTAGAACTGCACCCATGATTGCACTTCCTGTTATAGGTCTGCTTTGTGAGTACTGTATTGCCTGCCTTATCCTTTCTTTATTTGTGTTATCTCTGTTTGTATTTGTATATACCATATAATTAGTCCAAAAGGTTGATCCTTTCAATGCGGGTGTTCAGTAGAAAATCTACATGTATAGAATGAACTCTGTAGATGAAATTGAAATCGAACTGTTTTACGGATATATTTGCTACTCCATCTGGTCTAATGTACTTCTCATTTCAGCTCTGTGCACTCAGAGCAAGAAAAGAATACATATTGTGTTTTGACTATGAAATCGTTTACTTGATCTTTTTTCCATTGTTCATGTCGAAATCTCGCCATCATGATTTGTTTCATAGAAGTTGCACACCTTATGTCTATTCTATCAAAATATTGAAGAGGCGCATCAATAAAGAAGTTTTGTGGATGCAATTGTGAATCTTTAGTTGTTTAGTAATTCTGGTAATTGAAGAAATTTGATGTGTTGACATCTCATGATTCAGGATGAACGCGAACTCAAAAGGCAAAGAAGAAAGCAGTCCAACAGGGAGTCTGCTCGCAGATCTAGGTTGCGTAAGCAGGTAGTTGTCAGTTCAACTTGAGCTATATTGGACAGCATTTTCTTACCTTCTAATTGATGGAGGACAACTTTTGAGTATTTGCAGGCTGAATGCGAGGAGTTGGCTCAACGTGCTGAAGTTTTAAAGCAGGAAAATGCTTCACTTAGAGATGAAGTGAACCGTATCAGAAAAGAGTATGAGGAACTCCTATCAAAAAATAACTTACTAAAGGTTGGCCTGCCACTTTTTTGTCCTTGTGCTGCTGGAGTATATATGTTAACACTTCTGTTCTGTTTTCTTCTCGGTAGGGAAAACTTGGAGACAAGCAACACAAAACTGATGAGGCAGGACTTGACAAGAAGCTGCAACATTCTGGCAATGACAGCCAGTAAAAAGGAAACTAATTGAGCTATCATGCACTGCTCTCTGAGCATAGCCCTAACTAGAATATTGGGAGGCGCAATTGTAGTATGCGTATTAACTCCTTACTTTATTGCAGCTAATTGTTACCAGGTTGTGATAATGTTAATGCTTGTGTGTGGGTCGTTCCTGTTTCAGATATGTCTTGGCTTATCTTTTAGAAGTCAAGATGCGACTGGAAATGTAGGTTGTGACCCAGTTCACTGTATCTGTTAGAAATAGTGGATAAACTCAAATTTACAGATCTGTATTGCTGACTAGTATTGTTATGTATACCTGGCAAAAGACCGGTTTCTTTTAATTCAGCCATGTTGAACATTTGTCTGGGCTTGCCCTGGTGCCTAGGTTATCTAAAATGTTTTCTTACATCAGTTTTTTTCCCATTTATTTGATATAATATGACTAACAAATGGTTGAGGAACTTTTGCCTTCTGAATGTGTCAACCCTTACACTATTGAATATGTTGTGTATTCTatctatttgcaattttttctatttctctttGAAGTTGGCAGAGGTTGTTTCAGCTAACTGTGTGCAGCGGCAggataagattttttttaattgtttggATAAACTGCCTGCCATAGGTATTGTTGTTTAAAAGAGACACTGCTATTTCCTGCTCGGTGATACTGATAGGAGACTTTTTATTATCCATATTGTGTTTCTAGAGTGTGCAGCAGAGTATTTTGTTGAACTTGTTATTTTGGGCTGCTAAAATATGCTCTTGATTCTGATTAAATGCTCTTGGCACATGCAATTAATGATCTTGTTTGATTTGTGTACAGGAAGATGGTTCTCGAGGAACAATGTGATTGAAATTTCTCCTATGAGACGAGCTGAATATTATCATTTATTATATATGCTGTACAGGGAGTAATTGATATTTCTTGGATTTCTGTTATTTGGAAAATTATCTCTTGACATAATACTTTATTATGGTACATACTATGCATGATATAATGTGCACAGACGTCTAGAAAAAAGATGTTAAAATATAACAAAGAGTCAAAGACAGTCCTACTTTGTTGCACTAGTTTTCCTTGAACAGTAATGCATTCATTGAGCAAGAATTTGGCCACAGATCCAGATTTAGAAAATGGAGAACATCAATACTATAAAAAAGGTAGTACAAGTCAATCCAATTTGTGGTATAGAAGTGTCTGAACTTTGTGGGCTTTCTGCTGCAGGTTCCTGGGCAGCGACCGTGGCAGAACCTGTGTTGGGAGATGGTAGAGAAGATGTGTCTAAGGATTGGTTTGCAGCAGAAGTTGGAGCAGCATAGTGAGTGCAAGTCGCCCCTTTTCCTCTCCTCACAGCTGCTGTTGGCCTTATTACTCCATTTATTCCGTGGCACCTGAACGAATCACCTGAGTGGCAGAGGTCAGGCGTGGTGAGCTCAACATTGTTGAGGTAGAGCTTCTGATGCCCACTGCTGGTTACTGTGATCATGTCGCTTGAGTGGTGGGTGGGAACCACTGTTCCATTGGGAAGCCTGATGAGGTCATTGAACATCAGTGGCGCCGAGATGGAATGCCTCAACAGGAACTCCAGCACTTGGTTCTCCGGGATTGATGCAGTAGACAGCAGCCTGTCGTTGGGCATCAGGAAGGTGGTGTTGCGTGGTATCTTCTCCTGCACCATCCTGATGAGCATGACGAAGGTGAAGTAGCGCGCTAGCTGCATCTCCTGTGCTGTGGTGGCAATGTTGCTGCTGGCTGCCGGTGGGGAAGATGCCGCAGCGTTGGCATTGGAGGTTGACATTATGAGAGTGACGAGCAGGCTAGTGGCTGTAAGGAGGGAAGCCATGGGGTAACTGGGTAAGTAGTGGCAACTGGTGAGATCTCTTTGCTACCTGATTCTCTAGCAGGCTGCTTTATTACCAGATTGTGGGGTTGCCGGGTTGGGATGGCTGTATCGCTCCTGCACACTTATTTCCTGTGTGAACTACTGCGTTTCCAGGCTTTGCGCATGTTTAAACTACTCGGGAACTGCTTTTATAGTTACTCAGCGTTGGGCAATGACAGCcttttttgttctcttttcacaACGGTCAACCCATAATACTCGTCTATCTGCTCCAATCAGGTGGGATCTGGAGACTCTAAACatctttttaaataaaaagaacATGATAGTCGGCATCCCTGCTGCATTCCTGTGCATCTACTGTTACAGTGTGGAGATACGCATTTCACTGATACAGTGATGCGGTGAGGGATTTACTCCAGATTTAGAGTATCTCTTAGAGAGTAATAGAATCTAAAAAATAGAGTAGTtattaaagataaaaaatcTAATAGTATTAGAAGATGTCATAATATTATgggggatgaatttttaaatatttgaaGATGGTCTAATAATTTGAATATTAAAAGTGCAAATTGTCCTTACATGCACTTGGAGTATCTATAACGTAGGTTCTTGTACGGTACATCATATGCTAGGTTTTATATATGGAATTGGATCCTTGAGGTCCGAATCCTTGATGTGACATCATCGGTGAGCTAGCACGGATGAAGGGAATTGAGGATGTTTAAGAGGagagtgaattaggatatttaaaattattgGTTCTAAATTTTTCAcaagatattattttaaatttttatttaaatgtgttttagatttattttGTGTGGCTACTCTATCGCTTAAAAGAATTGTAACTTAAATTGGTAataagtaaatacgaaaatataaatgaggtagagagataaacttggTAAGAGAAATTTTATTCCGTGGTATCGGTGGTATACAAGTCATCTATAGTTtatgttggagcttcacaaagaaTATGCTTTCGATCGCTAAGTTTTTTTTGGTTACAGCTATTGAGATACTAAGTCActaagataaggtctcaagcacgattagtcatcaagataaggtcttatcattaatttttttccaGTCACTTGAACGTCTTCACTTtgaagctttagtcacaaagacaagggcatcCGTGTCCCTGAACAGTCCTTTTGTCGCTGTttcacactaagtcggagggtcaacaagttactggCGAGTCATAAAGATTCCAAGGTGCCGATGTAttaagaggtacaagcttggatcacttcttgattcACACTTTAAGTTGCAGTACTTAGCAACttttctctctaggcctataagcactaattacttcttaatagtgtgcttaattgtcttgataaacactttatgctcttggatggcttggatgttttcttaggtgtacaagggtttctctgatCTCCCGCTGTATCAAAtaaatgagtggaggggtatatatagcctctGTTGAGAGTGCtttgagagagtttgagagtgAGTGGTTCTATTGATTGATGAgattacacatatatatacatgttcaaggGACAAGTACATGTCTATTCGGGTGGCAGTTTCAACTGAATAGATGTCCTTTTATTATAACTACTAATAactaattgatcacatgttaATCTGTTCTTAACACTCCCTCTTGATCAATTATCTTGTATGTAAACCTCTTgttgaaaactcctctaaaaatcctgtgggaaaaatatgaggagaaataatatgttatatgttgattaccattaaaactcctttaaatccaatagaaaaatataaggagaaaatgatatggtataTATCAGTTATTGCTTCATTGTAAGTTCAAATAAGAAAACTCATTGATGAACTTAGAGAGTAATGATTATGATCTTTAGACCATATTTAAAACCTCCGAAAACCATTTTAGGAAAATAGGAGGAACAAAGTagatattgtctcattaaaaactttatatgagaaaccgtaaagggaaaaactcataaaagaaaagagtgcaatagaACAGGTTATCTATTCAGGGATCAATCTCCCCCTGAACCTTGCAAATTCCGTAGTCGTCGCAAACCAATTCCATtaacatatttttggaatgtagaagttggtaaggacttggTGAACAAATCAGCGAGGTTATCACATGACTTGacttgcaagatttctatttccccattattttgtaattcatgaggatagaacatttttaggagcaatatgtttagttatattACTTTTTATGTAACCTGTTTGTATTTGAGTaatgcatgcagaattatcttcatagataattgttGATGATTGAATAGatccaataccacatgattgttgtatgtgattaatcattctgcgaagccatacACATTCACGTGATGTTTCATATAATgtgattatttcagaatgattagtgGATGTATCCAATAGAGTTTGTTTTGAAGACTTCCATGAAATAGCTGTTCCACCATTTAAGAACACAAAACCTATTTGTGACCTGGCATTatggggatctgataagtaaccagcgtcagtgtatccaatcatatccatatcttgatttcttttaaagagaagatcaagatctatagtgccttggagatatcgtaagatattcttgactcctGTCCAATGACGTTTAGTTGGAGTAGCGCTATACCTAGCTATTAAGTTTACTGCAAATGCGATATCAGgtctggtgcaatttgcaagatacataagcgcTCCAATGCTACTGAGATAAGGAACTTCGGGTCCCtgtatctcttctccttccacccttggtctaaatggatctttttccatatcaagagatcgaacaaccataGGAGTCTTTGAAGGATATGATTTtttcatattgaatttctccaatattttctgggTATATACGGCTTGGTGTAGTAAAATACCTAAAGGATAATGCTCGAGTTGTattcccaagcaaaatttggttttacccaaatccttcatttcaaattccgtctttagatgattgcgtgcttcatctatatcctctgtatttccaatgatatttagatcatcaacatatacagaGATAATATAAAATCCtgttgaggatttctttatgaagacacatgggcaatcatcattgttggaataCCCCTTTTGTAAAAGGAATTCttttagtcggttgtaccacattcttaccgactgttttaaaccatataatgatttttttaagttttacacAGTACATGTTGTGGTTTGCGTTTGGATTCGGAATGTTAAGTCCTTCTGGGACTTTCATGTATATGTctgaatcaagtgacccataaaggtatgcggtcactacatccatcaattGCATAGATAGATTATTTTGAACTGCCAATGAAATTAAATATCAGAATGTGATTCCATTCATTACTGGAGAAtaagtctcattgaaatcaatgccgggtttctgcgtgaacccttgtgctacaagcctcgctttatatctcaccatctcgtttttttttcattctgtTTGCAGacgaaaacccacttgtatcccacaggaaaaatgttacgaggagtaggtatcactgatgtgaatacctctcttttggagagcgaGTGTAATTCTTCCTGGATTGCATTCTTCCATTGTATCCAGTCCGGGCGCTTGCGGCATTCTGCCATGGTCTTTGGATCTGGATCATTGTGAAGATCGTTTGCAATCTTTAaggagaagtatgtgtcgacaattgtagtctttctgtcaaatgattctccagaatcaatatagttgatgGAAATTTCATCTACTCTTTTCGACTCATTATTTTCCATTGTGATTGAGTCTGGGTGTTCTGATTTCCCAGCATCAATATTTGTGTGCACCGTTGAGCTGGGATGTGGATGTTGAGCATCCACTGGATGTTTAGTATCCTTGGGTTTTGGGTGTCTTTCAACTTgacgttgatttgcatttactgatttggaggaaggattcctctgtttccgcggtagcttgcaagaagctttatcttTTGTGTCCGTACTTCTCCTccttttattttgatttgggagttgagtggttttatttggtacctccactcttttcgGCACATTCCTAGCAGGAATATAGGATTTAGTGACACATTTattgtcagtaaatgcatctggtagggtatttgcaatattttgcaaatttataattctctgaacttggagttcagattcttgagtTCGTGGATCTGAGGAGGAAATGTCTGTGGCATTCCAGTTGATTTCCTGgcattctttctggtacttgaaatctTCCCCTAATACCGAGAAATGTTCCTCATCAAATATACAGTCAGCGTAATGGGCTGTAAGAAGGTCCCCTGTT
Proteins encoded:
- the LOC133906136 gene encoding FAS1 domain-containing protein SELMODRAFT_448915-like codes for the protein MASLLTATSLLVTLIMSTSNANAAASSPPAASSNIATTAQEMQLARYFTFVMLIRMVQEKIPRNTTFLMPNDRLLSTASIPENQVLEFLLRHSISAPLMFNDLIRLPNGTVVPTHHSSDMITVTSSGHQKLYLNNVELTTPDLCHSGDSFRCHGINGVIRPTAAVRRGKGATCTHYAAPTSAANQSLDTSSLPSPNTGSATVAAQEPAAESPQSSDTSIPQIGLTCTTFFIVLMFSIF
- the LOC133906135 gene encoding bZIP transcription factor 1-B-like, which gives rise to MGSSGADTPAKTSKASAAQEQQTPATSGTATPAVYPDWSSFQGYPAIPPHGFFPSPVASSPQGHPYMWGAQPMIPPYGTPPPPYVMYPPGVYAHPSMPPGMHPFTPYAMTSPNGNADATGTAAAGETDGKPSEGKDKSPTKRSKGSLGSLNMLTGKNPTEHGKTSGASANGAVSQSGESGSESSSEGSEANSQNDSHHKESGHEQDGDIQSSQNGVSRSPSEGKLNQTMAIMPMPSSGPVPGPTTNLNIGMDYWANMASSTPIHGKATPTVPGTVVPGEQWIQDERELKRQRRKQSNRESARRSRLRKQAECEELAQRAEVLKQENASLRDEVNRIRKEYEELLSKNNLLKGKLGDKQHKTDEAGLDKKLQHSGNDSQ